A section of the Castanea sativa cultivar Marrone di Chiusa Pesio chromosome 12, ASM4071231v1 genome encodes:
- the LOC142620378 gene encoding putative polygalacturonase At3g15720, with protein MKAAILTLFLIFMIASPCLCNDLGKVFNVISYGAVGNGKTDDTQAFAKAWEAVCNANGITSLIIPKGKIFLLNPVQFKGPCKATKVLVQVGGTIVASTNLKTWTDNEKWIHFETVDGLVINGGGQIDGQGSVWWNKHCDDRPTALHFHNCNGLQLSNLRHLNSQRNHISISGCKGVKINNLRISAPEDSPNTDGIDISTSSNIEVLNTVMETGDDCIAINGGSSYINISGVACGPGHGISIGSLGKNGAFDTVEEVHVSNCTFKGTQNAARIKTWQGGKGYARKISYENIQIINSQNPIIIDQNYNPNSLNANAQSAVKISDVKFINVNGTSVDEIAIDLVCSDHIGCTNIVLNDINIKSAIPGKQTISRCNNAHGSTLSPCTPIVPCLSH; from the exons ATGAAAGCTGCAATCCTCACTTTGTTTCTTATCTTCATGATTGCTTCACCATGCTTATGTAATGATCTTGGCAAAGTTTTTAACGTTATTTCTTATGGTGCTGTTGGAAATGGCAAAACAGATGATACCCAA GCTTTTGCAAAAGCTTGGGAGGCTGTGTGTAACGCAAATGGCATCACAAGCCTCATTATACCAAAAGGAAAGATATTCTTGCTGAATCCCGTCCAGTTCAAAGGTCCTTGCAAGGCCACCAAAGTTCTTGTGCAG GTTGGTGGGACTATTGTAGCATCAACAAACCTAAAAACATGGACTGACAATGAGAAGTGGATTCATTTTGAAACTGTAGATGGTCTTGTTATTAACGGGGGTGGACAAATTGATGGCCAAGGAAGTGTTTGGTGGAAT AAGCATTGTGATGATCGACCCACG GCTCTTCACTTTCACAACTGCAATGGCCTTCAGCTAAGCAATTTGAGGCATCTCAATAGTCAAAGAAATCACATAAGCATTAGTGGCTGCAAGGGAGTTAAAATCAATAATCTTCGTATTTCTGCACCTGAAGATAGCCCAAACACCGATGGTATTGACATTTCTACCTCAAGCAATATCGAAGTCCTAAACACTGTGATGGAAACTG GTGATGATTGTATTGCTATCAACGGTGGGTCATCATATATTAATATCTCTGGTGTTGCATGTGGGCCAGGCCACGGTATTAG CATTGGcagccttggaaaaaatggagCTTTTGACACCGTAGAAGAAGTACATGTGAGCAATTGCACTTTTAAAGGAACCCAAAATGCAGCAAGAATCAAGACATGGCAG GGTGGAAAAGGGTATGCTAGGAAGATCTCTTATGAGAATATCCAAATTATAAATTCTCAAAACCCTATCATTATTGACCAAAACTACAACCCTAATTCTCTGAACGCCAATGCACAg TCAGCAGTGAAGATTAGCGACGTGAAATTCAtaaatgtgaatggaacttcGGTTGATGAGATAGCCATTGATCTAGTTTGCAGCGATCACATCGGTTGCACCAACATTGTGTTGAATGATATTAATATAAAATCGGCTATTCCAGGGAAGCAGACTATTTCTCGCTGCAACAATGCTCATGGATCAACCTTGTCACCTTGCACTCCTATTGTTCCATGCCTATCTCACTGA
- the LOC142618381 gene encoding cell division cycle 20.2, cofactor of APC complex-like, translating to MDAGSVNSSSSSSYLNAQSRWPLRDQFHQKKSSKENLDRFIPNRSAIDFDYAHYMLMEGRKGKENPPASSPSREAYRKHLAETFNMNRTRILAFKNKPPAPVELFPPHFFSSQQQDKPTKPKRSIPQTSERTLDAPDLVDDYYLNLLDWGSCNVLAIALGNTVYLWDASNGSTSELVTVDEENGPITSVSWAPDGQHIAIGLNNSEVQLWDSTSNKQLRTLKGGHRLRVGSLAWNNHILTTGGMDSLIINNDVRVRSHIVETYRGHEQEVCGLKWSPSGQQLASGGNDNLLFIWDRSTASSNSPTQWAHRLEDHTSAVKALAWCPFQSNLLASGGGGGDRCIKFWNTHTGACLNSVDTGSQVCSLLWNKNERELLSSHGFTQNQLTLWKYPSMVKMAELTGHTSRVLFMAQSPDGCTVASAAADETLKFWNVFGAPQAAKPAPKANPEPFSHVNRIR from the exons ATGGATGCAGGATCAGTGAATTCTTCTTCATCAAGTTCATACTTGAACGCACAGTCTCGGTGGCCTCTTCGCGACCAATTTCACCAGAAAAAGAGTTCCAAAGAAAAC TTGGATAGATTTATTCCAAACCGATCAGCAATTGATTTTGATTACGCGCACTATATGCTGATGGAAGGGAGGAAAGGCAAAGAGAACCCACCTGCAAGCTCACCCTCCAGAGAGGCCTACAGGAAGCATCTGGCAGAGACCTTCAACATGAACCGGACTCGAATTCTCGCTTTCAAGAACAAGCCCCCTGCTCCTGTCGAGTTGTTCCCAcctcatttcttctcttctcaGCAGCAGGATAAGCCCACCAAGCCCAAGCGAAGCATTCCTCAG ACTTCTGAGAGGACATTAGATGCCCCTGACCTTGTGGACGATTACTACTTAAATTTACTGGATTGGGGAAGCTGCAATGTTCTTGCAATTGCTCTTGGAAATACAGTTTATCTTTGGGATGCTTCTAATGGTTCTACTTCAGAACTTGTCACTGTTGATGAAGAAAATGGCCCGATTACAAGTGTTAGCTGGGCTCCTGATGGCCAGCACATTGCCATTGGCTTGAACAACTCTGAAGTACAGTTGTGGGATTCAACATCTAACAAACAG CTAAGAACTTTGAAAGGTGGCCACAGATTGAGAGTTGGATCACTGGCATGGAACAATCACATCCTTACCACTGGAGGAATGGACAGTCTGATCATTAACAATGATGTAAGAGTCAGATCGCATATTGTCGAAACCTACAGAGGTCACGAGCAAGAGGTTTGCGGGCTGAAATGGTCACCCTCAGGCCAGCAATTGGCAAGTGGAGGAAATGATAATCTACTATTCATATGGGACAGATCAACGGCATCTTCAAATTCACCAACGCAATGGGCTCACAGGCTTGAAGATCACACATCTGCAGTGAAAGCTCTTGCTTGGTGTCCTTTCCAGAGCAATTTGCTAGCCtctggtggaggtggaggtgatAGGTGCATAAAGTTTTGGAATACTCATACTGGTGCATGCTTGAATTCTGTGGACACTGGCTCTCAGGTTTGTTCATTATTGTGGAACAAGAATGAGAGAGAGCTGCTTAGCTCTCATGGTTTTACTCAGAACCAGCTTACTCTCTGGAAATATCCATCAATGGTGAAGATGGCTGAGCTCACTGGTCATACTTCCAGAGTTCTGTTTATGGCTCAG AGCCCAGATGGTTGCACAGTGGCATCAGCAGCAGCAGATGAAACACTTAAATTCTGGAATGTCTTTGGAGCCCCCCAAGCAGCAAAACCTGCTCCAAAAGCAAACCCCGAGCCCTTTTCCCATGTAAATCGTATCCGATAG
- the LOC142618694 gene encoding protein MODIFYING WALL LIGNIN-1-like produces MESKVVVISVVAGFLGLLAVILGFVAEVTRIKMDQVLFDGLNCIYPSSPATALGIVALLAIILSQIILTVATGCICCCKRGSLPTTSNWTAAQACFSFSWVSVVIAAILLVLGSAYNNSQQTTIQGDNYFQCYVVKPGIFAGGAIMSLASVVCGLFAYILTQRKDSPVGQPQFQAGSPNQGGIAMGQPQYQWGNQGGVPAGPTKFPPPGPQENVV; encoded by the exons aTGGAGTCCAAGGTTGTAGTGATATCCGTTGTTGCGGGTTTCTTGGGGCTCTTAGCAGTGATTCTTGGTTTTGTTGCTGAGGTTACAAGGATTAAG ATGGATCAGGTGTTGTTTGATGGGCTCAATTGTATATACCCTTCGAGTCCAGCTACGGCTCTCGGTATAGTTGCACTATTGGCTATTATTTTATCTCAAATAATTTTAACTGTTGCAACTGGTTGTATTTGTTGTTGCAAAAGAGGTTCTCTTCCTACTACCTCTAATTGGACCGCAGCTCAGGCCTGCTTTTCCTTTTCCTG GGTCTCAGTTGTCATAGCGGCTATTTTGTTGGTGCTCGGTTCTGCATACAATAATTCTCAACAAACTACCATACAAGGCGATAACTACTTCCAATGCTATGTTGTGAAGCCTGGAATCTTTGCTGGTGGTGCCATTATGTCCCTTGCAAGTGTGGTTTGTGGTCTTTTTGCTTATATTTTAACTCAAAGAAAGGACAGTCCTGTGGGACAACCTCAGTTCCAAGCGGGCAGCCCTAATCAAGGAGGGATAGCTATGGGACAACCTCAGTACCAATGGGGCAATCAAGGAGGAGTACCTGCGGGACCAACTAAGTTCCCACCTCCGGGTCCTCAAGAAAATGTTGTATAG